Proteins from one Helicobacteraceae bacterium genomic window:
- a CDS encoding phosphate ABC transporter substrate-binding protein, PhoT family, which produces AEGVRLLAINGVEPTIENIQNGSYPLIEEFYIVGKKNDISQNAQKLIDWFLSDQGQALIEDGGYVPIKDSR; this is translated from the coding sequence GCCGAAGGCGTGCGCCTATTAGCGATTAACGGCGTGGAGCCTACGATCGAGAATATACAAAACGGATCGTATCCGCTAATCGAAGAGTTTTATATCGTCGGCAAAAAGAACGATATAAGTCAAAACGCGCAAAAACTGATCGATTGGTTTTTAAGCGATCAAGGTCAGGCGTTGATCGAGGACGGCGGATATGTTCCAATAAAAGATAGCCGATGA